From the Juglans microcarpa x Juglans regia isolate MS1-56 chromosome 7D, Jm3101_v1.0, whole genome shotgun sequence genome, the window tgagaaaacaagaaaaagttgGTTGGTAGGTTGCCCACAATTTCCACACCTAATTTGTAGACCACCGTCATAGATTTTTAATGTTGTATTCTAGCTAATGGGTCACATTCATAACTCTagttacaaaataaaatgagttccTCTTTGAGCACAAATAGTAAGATGAACACTTCATCATTGCACAAGTTTAGAACTGGTTGTACCATAGCAAGGGCATTTCGGACAACTGTGAAATGCAGGCATGTATCCACCATATACCTCGGAACGCTACATACCCCTCTCTCCCTTTCCATATTCTATCTTCAATTCCAACTGCTCTCACTTCAAATTTTACTTGTGTTTTTTGCAAGCAACACACAAAAAGAAAgacccaaaattcaaaaaaagataataataataatggctACACGAGATATCAATCGCAACCATTAAAATCGAAAAGAAATTACTCCTAATTTCAACCCATCCCAATATCCAACTTTCAGCCAAGACATGatttacccccccccccaaaaaaaaaaaaaaaaaaaaaagaaaaacaaagcatATGTTTTGTCATtactatatataacaaaagCAAAATTGTATCTTACacaaatgagataagaaatttgttaataatattgagataatttgtgaataatagcgaaataatttaagttaagatgttttatggaataTTGAGAAATGAGAGTAAAAAcgttaaataaaaaagttaaaaattaaaagagggttacaatataattttttaaaattattttattttgatatttgaaaaaaatagaattataacgattagataaaaaaattaaaaattttgaaattgaaaaatattcatgtCTGAATTAGGATTGTACAAAAACCAACGGGACCAACCGTTGCCAGCGTGGACTGGCCGCCAGAGTTGGGAACTGGCTGAAACCGACAAAGAACCGATTGGATGGCTGTAGAAATTTAATGAAACTGACGTCTGCTGGTTTGGTCCAAGTATGAACTAGGTTCAAATTGCCAAACCgaccaataatatataaatatacttttttacatATATCTTATGTAATCACTTAAGTGAGTAAAACGACGTCGTCTGATActaatgattttgaaaaaaaaaatatatatatatatatatatatatatgtaatcacTTACCTTTATTGCGTCGTTTTAGCctgggctctctctctctctctctctctccccacgaTGTGATTGATCCATTTGAAATTTGTTGATGGAATTCTTGTTCTGTTGCCGTCCCTCTCTCCCGCCATCCATTTGCAACGTTTCAGGCTTTCGGctttcactttctctctctctcaaattctcTCATCACCGATTCATTTGAGATTTGCTGATAGTGTTCTTGTAATGATTTTGCTATGAGATTTGTTGATAGGATTCTTTTGATTTGTTCTggtttttgtaatgattttattgtgaaattttttgatGTATTTCTAAAGGGAAAGCCGACGAGAACATCGATGAACCTATCATAACCAGTCGAAACTATGTCGGCCGGCTTTGTTTAATCGACCTATTTCGATTGGACCCTCTAAAATACATGTCGGTGCAGTTTCGGTCTCTCCTAATTTGAatggtatttagatgttgagatgaaatgagatagtctGAAAAGCTTTGAAACGAAAACAAACTTGAGtgttttggattcaaaaatgagttgagatgatttgtaaatagtaaaataaaaattaaattgtttattatattttatgtggaaatttagaaaagttgttttaagatttgaaaaagttgaattatttattatattttgcgtgagaatttgagaaaattgtaatgatgagatgagatgagatgagttgagatgactttaTATTAGTCTCCATAAATAAAGAGGGAGAGCTCGCAAAGAGAGCAGGAAAGAGGCAAAAATTGAGTCTATGATAAGAGACAGAAGAAACTATGACGTGTTTTGgttcaaatttattattaggtGTCTTTTAaggaaatcaatcaaaatttgACAACAAAATAACGTTGCAGAACTCACTACAAAATGCTCACCACTAGGAAGTTCATCACCAGATTAGGGGAATGCCGCCTTAATGGTTCGAGGTTGGTGTTAGAGAATGTGCAAAAGAGTTGAGAAACTTTTGGAGAtcaaaacatctatatatactttttaattttaagtttataaAACAACATGACTCATAAAGAGAATTGAGGGACGGCAAGCACAAATTATAGCTTTAACTGTGTAAAAACCAGAGGATACTCGATCACGAGCTTCAGTTTTCTGTCAAACAATGATCGATCCTCTGATACATACAAGTCTGAAACATACCAAGACACAAAGCAATGTCACATCTCATCTCGTTTATACAGTATTCCTAATTTCGTACAGTACCATGGGTGATGCCTACAAGTGAGCAGCACAAATGCAAGTCCTAATTAAAACACGTGGTGTACTCCTGTTTCTATAAATGGCACcagaaaacagaaacaaactTCAGAATGGCCAAAATGCAGGTAAGTGTCCAGAAAAGATCATGCATATATCCCTGCTTTCTGTAGTGTCCAGAAAACTCCTAATTTCTAAATGTGAGTTTCTGTTTCTTGTACTTTGGATTAATGGCTTCTGTAGCACATACATGATTTCGAGGAATTTGACCATTAATTGTCTTCATCCTGATAGAAAATGGAGAATGAAAATCATACAACAACAATCGATGGGAAGGGTCTGAGGAAACCACTTGGCACCCATCACATTAGCTTCTTTTAAAAGGCTGCCTCAACAAAACAGCCCGATCGGATCAATATAGCACAtagaaataaacacaaaaaaggCAATGGAGCCATAACATTGATTCGGACCATGTTCCTTGGCTAGACCGAGAAAAGGACTGCCTGAAGGCAGTTTTCTTTTATGCAATAACACTAAGGGATGGCGATAGTGTGGCTGAAAGTCAAAACTGATAATGATGCACTTGACAACCGCTTCACAGTGTCCAGTAGAGCTTTGAAGATTAAAAACCCAAGTATAGCTGGGTTGAGTGGAGGGTGGACCCTACTTGCTGATTCATTTGCTAGTCGGCAGGGGGGTGGTAGATTGGCAAACTTTTTATGTTGGGAAACTTCTCCAAGGTAGGGCCCTTCAGACCCACCCTTGTAGAGTAAATTCCGAttccgtgcaccgcacccttgGAAGGCAAACATTTACACCAACAAGAGGATGTGCAGCAACGGCAGGCAGGCAGGCAGACAACGATAGATATGAGGTTTTTAATTCTTgtaaaaaaagaggaaaatataGGAGAAAATGTGCGGTAAATAAGAGTACCAGAAAATAGATTGAGGACTGGcaataaagcaagaaaaaaatagaggctTAAATGGCATGCATGATGGTCATGCATTAGTTATTTGGTACTGACGAAGGTTGGCCTTGGCAGAACTCGTGGAGAAGACTCCATTTACAGGGAGCCCCTTTGTTGAAAATGGAAGAAGAGAGATCTAGCCTTTAAAGTTTTAACgaaaaatggaaacaaaaagaGGAAGACAAAGTAGGAAAGAAAGGGAAGTCTTCCCCTTATTTCAACTTGGTGGCTGATTTTAACTGCAAATGTTCTTTTTAGGTTTGCAGCTGCCACAACCTAACGGATAATTCTGAAAACTTGTCAGCCTACCCGGCATCAATAACTCTTCAAAAGACCACTGCCATAAAAGTACATTGCACTATCATTAAGTGGAACattgagaaagagggaaaaaaggAATATCCCCTTGATGAACCAGCTAATGCTAAAATggattaaataattaaactgcCCATGTCAGTGCCTTGTTCCAGTAATTAGTATAAATAGAGCCCCCAAAAATAATTGTTCTCTGAAACCCTCAAGTGGAATTTTATAACAGTCCACATGACCAGAGTTGCCCATTTAGCAATTAATACCCTGAAACTAGCAGATGAATAATTCCAACAAGTTACATAGAATATAGTATAAATGTTcgttttccaaaatatttttcatctctttaTGTGAAATCATTACTCAGTTATGAAGAGTTTAGCCATCAATCTCCTCACCAATTGAATCTAAAATCCAACCTGTCTTAATAGCTAAGCATAATCAAGGTCCAAACACCATTACATACTACATAAACATTTTATGAGTAGTATTAGGAAAAAACCATTAAATATTACGCTAACTTattatatgataattaattacaaCTTTTGATTTGTggtaattaattacaattaatgtGCAAAGATATCATAACTCAAGTTTTCATTACTAAGGGCTTACCTAAAATGATCACTACCCAAAAAATTAGGTCTTACTAATTCATGAACACTGCAAGCATGCACCAAAGTTAGAGTGAAATTACATACAGAAACATATGTTAAACTTTGTGAACATTACATACAAGAAATTGACATCTATGCATATGATTGTATGTCAATATATGTGAAATTAATCTTTTACACAATATATGAATACAATAGCaaaaacaggaaaaagaaaaatatgagatatatTTAACTACTTCAACTTGTTGGTAAAACCCTACTTAAGCACAAAGCACCATGGCCGAAGCGCTTCACATACCAAAAGTGCACTTTCTGGCACTTTTAGTGTGAAGTTAAAGTAGAAAAGTAtgtttttgaaattgtttatagaaaaaattataaaaatcggTTCAAGACCTAGAAAATGAAGTGATacaatattcttaaatatttagtTCATATTGAAGATTGTTTACCTATCATGGCACTACGTGTTGTCACAATTGATGTATATGTTTTAGACCCGACAGTTCAAGTTGGCCATATGGATTGGTATTTGATTGCTTATGTTAGCATAAAAGTCAATAGCATATTTTGATTGAATCATGtactttaatttgattatgGTTATCAAATATCATAGatgttatatatagtaaagtacaagaaaattagatgaaatgttGTGTAAAATTTATAGTCAGTATATTACTTGATTTTTCTGTTGAATGATACACTAATAAATTGAGAGAAAAGGCTATATATattaccatttttcttttaagcttcctttttttttttttttttttttttttttgtattttatgggattttttctattatacatcattttaaaaaatatccgCCTTACTTCAGTCAAGCATGCCTAGGCTCTAGAAAACATTTGCGCTTTAAATGCTTTCACCAATATTGCTTCAACTGTAGATCCTCATTAAGCCCAATAGATTACCACTTCGAATATTATAAAACGGAAAGGAACTGCATATACACTTCAACCAAAAACTAAAAGGAAACATAAAACCCCCTGTTGTACCTCAGATTAGTTATGTTTCATATTGGTTCCTGCTTTGAACTCctaaaatgaattaagcacaTCTAAGTTGCAAAATTGCATATTTCATGGAATGGATTAAGGCAGAATTTAGAACAATACTTTCCATCTCTTGCTTCCATAGAAGAGTCCCAAATaaggaaatgaaattataagtattcaaacattcaaaagacctaattttcttttcctttctttttttctcagtaCATTTTCTAAGAAACTACATAAAACGGAAGAAGAAACAGATTTAGCACCATTCAAAGCTCGCAGCAACATATACCTCAAATCCCCTAGGAAAGGCTTCATAATTAAACCAACACTTCGTGCCCATATAATTCTCAATGAAGcgaaaatgaagggaaaaattaaaaaaaaaaagaacgcaTTTTTCGAGAAATTGGAGAGATATAGAAGTTCTTAATCAAGAAAACCTGTTTGCCGCCACACCGCATTCCGAACCCGGCGAAGATCCCTCCCCTTGAGCGTCCTCCCTGCGCCTTCAAGCACGGAGCACGCGAGCATCGGCGACTGAACTCTCGCCACAATCTCGTGCGGTGGCAACATCTCGCCGTCCCCATCATCGTCAACGTCATCAATGTCGTCGAATTCGCGATGCTTCCGCATGGCCTTGGCCAGGACCGGCACGTTCACTGGCGCCGACTGGTACCTGACCGAGGAAGGCAACGACATTCGATCCTGCGAAGGTTTGGGGATCGTCGGAATGATACGTGAGGAAATGGAGGGTGAGGAGGACGAGGAAGAGACCGAGAGTGAAGCCTTTGGGTACAAATGCGAAACGTTTCGGAGGTTGGGGGACGTTTCATTCTCAGGGAGCGCTGCGAGGATGCCGAAACTCTCGGACCGAGCGAAACTCTTGTGGTGGTGATTGTGTAAGAGGTTGTGGTGAGGGGTGGATGAAGCGGAGGACGGAGGGGTTGAGTGGTGGTGATGGTCCAAGTCGGAAAATTCTCCGGTCCAGAGAACGTCGTCTTCGTTGAGCTCGACACCGGCGCTTGAGGCTGGGGCGGAGGAGGAGCTAGTGTTGTCATGCTGGATAGAAGAGCCGAGGAAGCGGTCGCCGACGGTAGATTTTCGAGGACGGAGTCGGCTGGGACCGTTGAGGTCCATCTCGCCGATCTCGGGAGGCCGGCTCCACAAAGTGAGAGGCGTGGTTAGGAAGGAGAGGGTTATAACCGAGATTTGCAATATTCCTCTGTGACTATTGTAGATAATGTACGCATCAAGAGCCGTCGATGTTGTCGAATTTATATTGTTGAGCATTGAGTAGGCAACAGTGTTGATTCGGTTCAGTTGAAGATAAGGATGCAGGGGATTGAGAGCTGTGAGCGACGCAGCGGAAAAATATGGGGAATAGGGTTGGCAGAAACAAACGTGGGAGTCTGGGACACGAAGAGGTGCGAGGCAGAAGGACGGTGCCTTTTCCACAGATACCGGCCAAAAGTTACTGACATGACACTTGCCAAGTTACAACCCTATCTACGCTTACGTCCGTTTGGATATTGTAACTTACAACATTAAATCGCGTTCACCGATTTTATTGATGCcaagatatgtatattatattatatagattaattttaatttgatttgttaaatttattgtgtcaaaattttaaattttaacacgaTTTATTAACATAACAGGTTGTATCGTGTCAAtctgttttgacccgtttatataaatgaattgaaacaaattcaaaattaactcatttaatctaattaagtttaatataattttatataaatgttaaaattacaatatttataaaaatataaaactaactacaagtctaaaattacaattcaaataataaaaatatcgaaattaaaatttcaataattttattttttaggtataagggtataattgtaactttaactttcttaacgggtcataacggattgacccgttatcaacccgttaagctatcgtgtcttaacgaGTC encodes:
- the LOC121238182 gene encoding uncharacterized protein LOC121238182; amino-acid sequence: MLNNINSTTSTALDAYIIYNSHRGILQISVITLSFLTTPLTLWSRPPEIGEMDLNGPSRLRPRKSTVGDRFLGSSIQHDNTSSSSAPASSAGVELNEDDVLWTGEFSDLDHHHHSTPPSSASSTPHHNLLHNHHHKSFARSESFGILAALPENETSPNLRNVSHLYPKASLSVSSSSSSPSISSRIIPTIPKPSQDRMSLPSSVRYQSAPVNVPVLAKAMRKHREFDDIDDVDDDGDGEMLPPHEIVARVQSPMLACSVLEGAGRTLKGRDLRRVRNAVWRQTGFLD